One Streptomyces hundungensis DNA segment encodes these proteins:
- a CDS encoding isoprenyl transferase — protein sequence MAVRGILGGRSRRDYKTPEPHPSGAVPPKIPAELVPNHVACVMDGNGRWAKERGLPRTEGHKVGEGVVLDVLKGCLEMGVKNLSLYAFSTENWKRSPEEVRFLMNFNRDVIRRRRDEMNELGIRIRWVGRMPKMWKSVVQELQIAQEQTVGNDAMTLYFCVNYGGRAEVADAAQAIARDVAAGKLDPSKVNEKTFAKYLYYPDMPDVDLFLRPSGEQRTSNYLIWQSSYAEMVFQDVLWPDFDRRDLWRACLEFASRDRRFGGAIPNEALAALDKSTDRP from the coding sequence ATGGCAGTACGCGGAATCCTGGGCGGGCGGTCGAGGCGCGACTACAAGACCCCCGAGCCGCACCCCTCGGGCGCGGTGCCGCCGAAGATCCCGGCCGAGCTGGTGCCGAACCACGTGGCCTGCGTCATGGACGGCAACGGCCGCTGGGCCAAGGAGCGCGGGCTGCCCCGCACCGAGGGGCACAAGGTCGGCGAGGGCGTCGTCCTCGACGTCCTCAAGGGCTGTCTGGAGATGGGCGTCAAGAACCTCTCCCTCTACGCCTTCTCGACCGAGAACTGGAAGCGCTCGCCCGAAGAGGTCCGCTTCCTGATGAACTTCAACCGTGACGTGATCCGGCGCCGACGCGACGAGATGAACGAACTCGGCATCCGCATCCGCTGGGTGGGCCGTATGCCCAAGATGTGGAAGTCCGTCGTGCAGGAGCTCCAGATCGCCCAGGAGCAGACCGTCGGCAACGACGCGATGACGCTGTACTTCTGCGTCAACTACGGCGGGCGGGCCGAGGTCGCCGACGCGGCGCAGGCCATCGCGCGTGACGTCGCCGCCGGCAAGCTCGATCCGTCGAAGGTCAACGAGAAGACCTTCGCCAAGTATCTGTACTACCCCGACATGCCGGACGTCGACCTGTTCCTGCGGCCCAGTGGTGAGCAGCGCACCTCCAACTACCTGATCTGGCAGTCCAGTTACGCCGAGATGGTCTTCCAGGACGTGCTGTGGCCGGACTTCGACCGGCGTGACCTGTGGCGGGCCTGCCTGGAGTTCGCCTCCCGCGACCGGCGCTTCGGCGGGGCCATCCCGAACGAGGCCCTGGCCGCCCTGGACAAGTCCACCGACCGCCCCTAA
- a CDS encoding M4 family metallopeptidase, translated as MDATTHPVFCTIVPPHVFDRLIEAEDPALVRIARRTLVVDAAQRTERRLTTVLGAEPPAEPADATADEPRRTVYDAQHTTTLPGRRVRGEGEAPVGDATVNRAYAGLGATFELYLKAYLRHSIDGRGMPLDATVHFDHSYNNAFWNGTQMVFGDGDGQMFLDFTLPVDVIGHELTHGVTQHSANLTYFGQPGALNESMSDVFGSLVKQYSLDQDAHQADWLIGEGLLAPGVHGQALRSMKAPGTAYDDVVLGRDPQPATMDHYVTTGRDNGGVHINSGIPNHAFYLVADALGGKAWERAGQIWYDVLTGGHLGSQAMFKDFAELTVAAARARYGDGAETRAVLKAWAQVGVPAS; from the coding sequence ATGGACGCCACCACCCACCCGGTCTTCTGCACCATCGTCCCGCCCCACGTCTTCGACCGCCTCATCGAGGCCGAGGACCCCGCGCTCGTCAGGATCGCCCGCCGCACTCTCGTCGTGGACGCCGCCCAGCGCACCGAACGCCGTCTCACCACCGTCCTGGGCGCCGAGCCGCCCGCCGAGCCCGCCGACGCCACCGCCGACGAGCCCCGGCGCACCGTGTACGACGCCCAGCACACCACCACGCTGCCCGGCCGCAGGGTGCGCGGCGAGGGCGAGGCGCCGGTCGGCGACGCGACCGTCAACCGCGCGTACGCGGGCCTCGGCGCCACCTTCGAGCTGTACCTCAAGGCGTATCTGCGCCACTCCATCGACGGCCGAGGGATGCCGCTGGACGCGACGGTCCACTTCGACCACAGCTACAACAACGCGTTCTGGAACGGCACCCAGATGGTGTTCGGCGACGGCGACGGCCAGATGTTCCTGGACTTCACGCTGCCGGTGGACGTCATCGGCCACGAGCTCACCCACGGCGTCACCCAGCACTCCGCGAACCTGACCTACTTCGGTCAGCCGGGCGCCCTGAACGAGTCGATGTCGGACGTGTTCGGCTCCCTGGTCAAGCAGTACTCCCTGGACCAGGACGCCCACCAGGCGGACTGGCTGATCGGCGAGGGCCTGCTCGCGCCGGGCGTGCACGGGCAGGCGCTGCGGTCGATGAAGGCCCCGGGCACCGCCTACGACGACGTCGTGCTCGGCCGGGACCCGCAGCCCGCCACGATGGACCACTACGTCACCACGGGCCGCGACAACGGCGGTGTGCACATCAACTCGGGCATCCCCAACCACGCGTTCTACCTGGTCGCCGACGCGCTGGGCGGCAAGGCCTGGGAGCGGGCCGGACAGATCTGGTACGACGTGCTCACCGGCGGGCACCTCGGCTCCCAGGCGATGTTCAAGGACTTCGCCGAGCTGACGGTGGCCGCGGCCCGGGCGCGCTACGGCGACGGCGCCGAGACTCGGGCGGTTTTGAAGGCGTGGGCGCAGGTGGGGGTTCCGGCCTCCTGA
- a CDS encoding TerB family tellurite resistance protein: MRPARGQNGTNLSTGPKPGTRPRLWSTRTQWHTVGDGEFFCPDCGGDRNYQRRTGRKRLTILGIPLLTRGAAGPVVECAACQGHFGTEALDHPTTTRFSAMLRDAVHTVALAVLAAGGTSSRTVTGTALATVRAAGFDDCTEEQLVALIEGLAADTGRFLTDPVDETDPCGAALAIELHEALEPLAPHLAPAGRESILLQGARIALADGPYSPAEREVLSTVGGALSLCADDTARLLAAARTPS, from the coding sequence GTGCGGCCAGCACGGGGACAGAACGGTACGAACCTGAGCACCGGGCCGAAGCCCGGCACCCGCCCCCGCCTGTGGTCCACCCGCACCCAGTGGCACACCGTGGGAGACGGCGAGTTCTTCTGCCCCGACTGCGGAGGCGACCGGAACTACCAGCGCCGCACCGGCCGCAAGCGCCTGACGATCCTGGGCATCCCGCTCCTCACCCGCGGCGCCGCGGGCCCCGTCGTCGAATGCGCCGCCTGCCAGGGCCACTTCGGCACGGAAGCCCTGGACCACCCCACCACGACCCGCTTCTCCGCGATGCTGCGCGACGCCGTGCACACCGTCGCCCTCGCCGTCCTCGCCGCGGGCGGCACCTCGTCCCGTACGGTCACCGGCACCGCCCTCGCCACCGTGCGGGCCGCCGGGTTCGACGACTGCACCGAGGAGCAGCTCGTCGCGCTCATCGAGGGCCTGGCCGCCGACACCGGCCGCTTCCTCACCGACCCGGTCGACGAGACGGACCCCTGCGGCGCGGCCCTCGCGATCGAACTCCACGAGGCCCTCGAACCGCTCGCCCCGCACCTCGCCCCCGCGGGCCGCGAGTCGATCCTGCTCCAGGGCGCCCGCATCGCGCTCGCGGACGGCCCGTACAGCCCGGCCGAACGCGAGGTGCTCAGCACGGTCGGCGGCGCCCTCTCACTCTGCGCGGACGACACCGCCCGCCTGCTCGCCGCGGCCCGTACGCCGTCCTGA
- the leuA gene encoding 2-isopropylmalate synthase: MSQPVGRPTPVTNATRTQQPSGMPIHKYGRYEAVEIPDRTWPDARITKAPRWLSTDLRDGNQALIDPMSPARKREMFDLLVRMGYKEIEVGFPSSGETDFAFVRSIIEEGAIPEDVTISVLTQAREELIERTVESLRGAHRATVHLYNATAPTFRRVVFRGTKDEVKQIAVDGTRLVMEYADKILGDETIFGYQYSPEIFTDTELDFALEVCEAVCDVWGPEEGREIILNLPATVERSTPSTHADRFEWMSRNLTRRAYVCLSAHPHNDRGTAVAAAELAIMAGADRVEGCLFGQGERTGNVDLVTLGMNLFSQGVDPQIDFSQIDEIRRTSEYCNQMEVHPRHPYAGDLVYTAFSGSHQDAIKKGFDAMEADAAAQGKTVDDIEWAVPYLPIDPKDVGRSYEAVIRVNSQSGKGGIAYVLKHDHKLDLPRRMQIEFSKIIQQKTDSEGGEVTPAAIWSTFQDEYLPNPENPWGRIQLRSGQTTTDKDGRDTLTVEAVVDGVDTVLTGTGNGPISAFFDALAATGVDARLLDYQEHTMSEGASALAASYIECAIDGVVLWGIGIDANTTRASLKAVISAVNRAAR; the protein is encoded by the coding sequence ATGTCCCAGCCCGTCGGTCGCCCCACGCCCGTCACCAACGCCACCCGCACGCAGCAGCCGTCCGGCATGCCGATCCACAAGTACGGCCGCTACGAAGCCGTCGAGATCCCCGACCGCACCTGGCCCGACGCCCGCATCACCAAGGCGCCGCGCTGGCTCTCCACGGACCTGCGCGACGGCAACCAGGCGCTGATCGACCCCATGAGCCCCGCCCGCAAGCGCGAGATGTTCGACCTGCTGGTGCGCATGGGCTACAAGGAGATCGAGGTCGGCTTCCCCTCCTCCGGCGAGACCGACTTCGCCTTCGTACGCTCCATCATCGAAGAGGGCGCGATCCCCGAGGACGTGACGATCTCCGTCCTCACCCAGGCCCGCGAAGAGCTGATCGAGCGCACCGTGGAGTCCCTGCGCGGCGCCCACCGCGCCACCGTCCACCTGTACAACGCGACCGCCCCCACCTTCCGCCGGGTCGTCTTCCGCGGCACCAAGGACGAGGTCAAGCAGATCGCCGTGGACGGCACGCGGCTGGTCATGGAGTACGCGGACAAGATCCTGGGCGACGAGACGATCTTCGGCTACCAGTACTCGCCGGAGATCTTCACCGACACCGAGCTGGACTTCGCGCTGGAGGTCTGCGAGGCGGTGTGCGACGTCTGGGGGCCCGAGGAGGGCCGCGAGATCATCCTCAACCTGCCCGCCACGGTGGAGCGTTCGACCCCCTCGACGCACGCGGACCGCTTCGAGTGGATGAGCCGCAACCTGACCCGCCGCGCGTACGTCTGCCTGTCGGCGCACCCCCACAACGACCGCGGTACGGCGGTCGCCGCCGCCGAGCTGGCGATCATGGCCGGCGCGGACCGCGTCGAGGGCTGCCTGTTCGGACAGGGCGAGCGCACCGGCAACGTCGACCTGGTGACCCTGGGCATGAACCTGTTCTCGCAGGGCGTCGACCCGCAGATCGACTTCTCCCAGATCGACGAGATCCGCCGCACCAGCGAGTACTGCAACCAGATGGAGGTCCACCCGCGCCACCCCTACGCGGGCGACCTGGTCTACACCGCCTTCTCCGGCTCCCACCAGGACGCCATCAAGAAGGGCTTCGACGCGATGGAGGCGGACGCGGCCGCGCAGGGCAAGACCGTCGACGACATCGAGTGGGCGGTCCCGTACCTGCCCATCGACCCCAAGGACGTCGGCCGCTCCTACGAGGCGGTCATCCGGGTCAACTCGCAGTCCGGCAAGGGCGGGATCGCCTACGTCCTGAAGCACGACCACAAGCTGGACCTGCCGCGCCGGATGCAGATCGAGTTCTCGAAGATCATCCAGCAGAAGACGGACTCGGAGGGCGGCGAGGTCACGCCCGCCGCGATCTGGTCGACCTTCCAGGACGAGTACCTGCCCAACCCCGAGAACCCGTGGGGCCGCATCCAGCTGCGCTCGGGCCAGACGACGACGGACAAGGACGGCCGCGACACCCTGACGGTGGAAGCGGTCGTGGACGGCGTCGACACGGTCCTGACCGGCACCGGCAACGGACCCATCTCGGCCTTCTTCGACGCGCTGGCCGCGACGGGGGTGGACGCGCGGCTGCTGGACTACCAGGAGCACACGATGAGCGAGGGGGCGTCTGCGCTGGCCGCGTCGTACATCGAGTGTGCGATCGACGGGGTCGTGCTGTGGGGGATCGGGATCGATGCGAACACGACGCGGGCGTCGTTGAAGGCGGTCATCTCCGCGGTCAACCGCGCCGCCCGCTGA
- the recO gene encoding DNA repair protein RecO: MSLFRDDGVVLRTQKLGEADRIITLLTRNHGRVRAVARGVRRTKSKFGARLEPFSHVDVQFFARGSELIGRGLPLCTQSETIAPYGGGIVADYARYTAGTAMLETAERFTDNEGEPAVQQYLLLVGGLRTLARGEHAPHLILDAFLLRSLAVNGYAPSFEDCAKCGIHGPNRFFSVAGGGIVCGDCRVPGSVVPSAEAIGLLSALLTGDWETADASEPRHVREGSGLVSAYLHWHLERGLRSLRYVEKN; the protein is encoded by the coding sequence ATGAGTCTGTTCCGGGATGATGGCGTCGTGCTGCGCACCCAAAAGCTGGGTGAGGCGGACCGCATCATCACGCTGCTCACCCGCAACCACGGCCGCGTACGAGCGGTGGCCCGCGGCGTACGACGAACCAAGTCCAAGTTCGGCGCCCGCCTCGAACCGTTCAGCCACGTCGACGTGCAGTTCTTCGCCCGCGGCAGCGAACTGATCGGCCGCGGGCTACCCCTGTGCACCCAGAGCGAGACCATCGCTCCGTACGGTGGCGGAATCGTCGCCGACTACGCCCGCTACACCGCCGGCACCGCCATGCTGGAAACGGCGGAACGGTTCACCGACAACGAGGGCGAACCCGCCGTCCAGCAGTACCTGCTCCTGGTGGGCGGCCTACGCACCCTCGCCCGCGGCGAGCACGCCCCCCACCTCATCCTCGACGCCTTCCTGCTGCGCTCACTCGCCGTGAACGGATACGCCCCGAGTTTCGAGGATTGCGCGAAATGCGGCATCCACGGCCCCAACCGGTTCTTCTCCGTCGCGGGCGGCGGCATCGTATGCGGTGACTGCCGCGTACCCGGCAGCGTCGTACCCTCTGCGGAGGCCATCGGACTGCTCAGCGCGCTGCTCACGGGGGACTGGGAGACCGCGGACGCGAGCGAGCCGAGGCATGTGCGGGAGGGAAGCGGGCTCGTATCGGCCTATCTGCACTGGCACTTGGAGCGCGGCCTGCGCTCCTTGCGGTACGTAGAGAAGAACTGA
- a CDS encoding Fur family transcriptional regulator produces MTTAPLGGSNTAPVRGRSTRQRAAVAAALDEVDEFRSAQELHDMLKHRGDSVGLTTVYRTLQSLADAGEVDVLRTSDGESVYRRCSSGDHHHHLVCRVCGKAVEVEGPAVEKWAESIASQHGYVNVAHTVEIFGTCEPCANPAPA; encoded by the coding sequence GTGACGACAGCGCCGCTCGGCGGGTCCAATACCGCCCCCGTACGAGGCCGGTCGACCCGGCAGCGTGCCGCGGTGGCGGCGGCGCTGGACGAGGTCGACGAGTTCCGCAGCGCGCAGGAACTGCACGACATGCTCAAGCACCGGGGGGACTCGGTGGGGCTCACCACCGTCTACCGCACGTTGCAGTCCCTCGCGGACGCGGGCGAGGTGGATGTGCTGCGCACCAGTGACGGGGAGTCGGTGTATCGGCGCTGCTCCTCGGGCGACCACCACCATCATCTGGTGTGCCGGGTGTGTGGGAAGGCGGTGGAGGTCGAGGGGCCGGCGGTCGAGAAGTGGGCGGAGTCGATCGCGTCGCAGCACGGGTATGTGAACGTGGCGCACACGGTGGAGATTTTCGGCACGTGTGAGCCCTGCGCCAACCCCGCACCCGCCTAG
- a CDS encoding response regulator — protein sequence MTAQPGDPDPIRVLLADDQTLVRSAFAMLIESAPDMAVVGQAGTGDEAVALAHSARADVVVMDLRMPGTDGIGATRRIAAAEDLVGVRVLVLTTYDTDENVLEALRAGASGFLVKDTRPAELLDAIRTVAAGDALLSPGPTAGLIARVLRAPRPVAGGGPAALSALSDREREVLTLVARGLNNTEIADALALSPLTAKTHVSRIMGKCGVRDRAQLVILAYESGLVVPGA from the coding sequence ATGACCGCCCAGCCCGGCGACCCCGACCCCATCCGGGTCCTGCTCGCCGACGACCAGACCCTGGTGCGCTCCGCCTTCGCGATGCTCATCGAATCCGCACCCGACATGGCCGTCGTCGGCCAGGCCGGCACCGGCGACGAAGCCGTGGCGCTGGCCCACTCGGCGCGGGCCGACGTCGTCGTCATGGACCTGCGGATGCCCGGCACCGACGGCATCGGGGCGACCCGGCGGATCGCCGCCGCCGAAGACCTCGTGGGGGTACGGGTACTCGTCCTGACCACCTACGACACCGACGAGAACGTCCTGGAGGCGCTCCGGGCCGGCGCTTCGGGGTTCCTCGTGAAGGACACCCGGCCCGCCGAACTCCTCGACGCCATCCGCACGGTGGCCGCCGGCGACGCGCTGCTCTCACCCGGCCCGACGGCCGGCCTCATCGCCCGCGTGCTGCGCGCCCCGCGACCCGTGGCCGGCGGCGGCCCCGCCGCCCTGTCCGCGCTCTCCGACCGCGAACGCGAGGTCCTGACCCTGGTCGCCCGCGGCCTCAACAACACCGAGATCGCCGACGCGCTCGCCCTGAGCCCGCTCACCGCCAAGACCCACGTCAGCCGGATCATGGGCAAGTGCGGGGTACGCGACCGGGCGCAGCTGGTGATCCTGGCGTACGAGTCGGGGCTCGTGGTGCCGGGTGCGTGA
- a CDS encoding sensor histidine kinase has translation MTDVTTPGRARGPGLGPWVTAMLHRDPHDSAHPLRADAALAAGAATLGAAIAYADTALRPDTTGWALLTAAALALTARRRHPMTTLAVVVACIVPYQLLDNAHMGPMPLAMTALYTVAVTGTVRRAATVGGCVVGLAITGMSFNGVHHALDVLRTSGWLVAALVFGVALRNSRAYVAEQRAAAARETERQLTEERLRIARDLHDLLAHSITLIGVRTAVAAHVLTTAPERLDRAALAAALDSIADTCREARAELRTTLTVLRADEHGPLPDLTGLPELTRGANAELTMDTDGARVPPAVGAAAYRIVQESLTNAVRHAGPDATARVRVETRGRALTVTVTDDGRGPAAAGSGFGILGMRERARSVGGTLNAGPHPDGGFQVTAHLPLSPPPPDSHLLETTA, from the coding sequence GTGACCGACGTGACCACACCGGGCCGAGCCCGGGGCCCCGGGCTCGGCCCGTGGGTCACCGCGATGCTGCACCGCGACCCGCACGACAGCGCCCACCCCCTGCGGGCCGACGCCGCGCTCGCCGCCGGGGCCGCAACCCTCGGCGCGGCCATCGCCTACGCCGACACCGCGCTGCGCCCGGACACCACCGGCTGGGCCCTGCTCACCGCGGCCGCCCTCGCCCTCACGGCCCGGCGCCGCCACCCCATGACGACCCTGGCCGTGGTCGTCGCCTGCATCGTCCCCTACCAACTGCTCGACAACGCCCACATGGGGCCCATGCCGCTCGCGATGACCGCCCTGTACACCGTCGCCGTCACCGGCACGGTCCGCCGCGCCGCGACCGTCGGCGGCTGCGTCGTGGGCCTCGCCATCACCGGGATGTCCTTCAACGGCGTCCACCACGCCCTCGACGTGCTCCGCACCTCCGGCTGGCTGGTCGCCGCCCTCGTCTTCGGCGTCGCCCTGCGCAACTCCCGCGCGTACGTGGCCGAACAGCGGGCCGCCGCCGCCCGCGAGACCGAACGCCAACTCACCGAGGAACGCCTGCGCATCGCCCGCGACCTGCACGACCTGCTGGCCCACAGCATCACCCTGATCGGAGTACGCACCGCGGTCGCCGCCCACGTCCTGACCACCGCCCCCGAACGGCTCGACCGGGCGGCCCTCGCCGCCGCCCTGGACTCCATCGCCGACACCTGCCGCGAGGCCCGCGCGGAACTGCGCACCACCCTGACCGTGCTGCGCGCCGACGAGCACGGCCCGCTGCCCGACCTCACGGGGCTGCCCGAGCTGACCCGCGGCGCCAACGCGGAACTCACCATGGACACCGACGGCGCCCGGGTGCCGCCCGCCGTCGGCGCCGCCGCCTACCGCATCGTCCAGGAGTCACTCACCAACGCCGTCCGCCACGCGGGACCCGACGCCACCGCCCGCGTCCGCGTCGAGACGAGGGGCCGGGCGCTCACCGTCACCGTCACCGACGACGGCCGGGGCCCGGCCGCCGCGGGCTCCGGCTTCGGGATCCTCGGCATGCGCGAGCGGGCCCGCAGCGTCGGCGGCACCCTCAACGCCGGCCCCCACCCCGACGGTGGCTTCCAGGTCACCGCCCACCTGCCCCTTTCACCACCTCCCCCCGACAGCCACCTTCTGGAGACGACCGCATGA
- a CDS encoding protealysin inhibitor emfourin yields the protein MRIQVSRSGGFAGIERRAEIDTSGRPDAAEWRALAKAALAEGHTAPRAGVPDGFHYVITVAGHTVHCADPDLTQAQRELISRVLKEGA from the coding sequence ATGCGTATCCAGGTTTCCCGTTCAGGAGGGTTCGCCGGCATCGAGCGCCGGGCCGAGATCGACACCTCGGGCCGGCCCGATGCCGCCGAGTGGCGCGCGCTCGCGAAGGCGGCGCTGGCCGAGGGCCACACCGCGCCGAGAGCCGGCGTACCGGACGGCTTCCACTATGTGATCACCGTGGCCGGTCACACCGTCCACTGCGCCGACCCCGACCTCACCCAGGCCCAACGCGAGCTGATCTCAAGGGTGTTGAAGGAAGGCGCGTAG
- a CDS encoding MMPL family transporter, producing the protein MGSNTAGTSDIAGAKDTAAAEATAKSSTGPRRWVVAWGVLALWVIVLAVAGAFAGRLGDVQRDQTADYLPAGADSTQVAALQEKLPGGEITALVLVYHRDGGLTAADRATAARQLSAITVAPGVQAAKSPAELGDAKDPKEFAAVQHGPAVTSKDGATLAYTLTTAAPAKNDDARKAFVDDVRQRATDTDGMSVRVGGDGALDVDARGVFGSLDTTLMLATGLVVALLLILTYRSPVLWLVPLLAVGAGAVCARAAVYGLATVFDTTVTSQSAGIMTVLVFGAGTDYALLLVARYRDELRRTPLPYDAMRAALRGCGPALFASSGTVVAGLLCLLAADLNNIRGLGPVGAVGVVCALAAMLTLLPALLVLLGRRVFWPLIPEYGSEPAARRRNLFAAMGSSTAKRPTTVLLTGVVLLGALALGAFNLPGALKQEDSFTSKPESTLAMGTLSTAFPDRGSRPLQVMTPTGRADRTLADARLVDGVAGAERGRSGGGWTEIAVTATAAPESAAESATIGRLRQRLTGAHVGGASAQALDLADTNAHDRLTVIPLVLISVLLVLALLLRSLIAPLLLVAAVAAVWGAALGIGGLVFGPVLGFHGLDPGLPLLTFVFLVALGVDYGIFLMHRTREEALRGAGPQEAALTALRTTGGVIASAGTVLAATFAVLASLPLVMFVELGTVIAVGVLLDTFLVRTYLVTGANLLLGRAVWWPGRLSRAPRTAEAPPALVSAAP; encoded by the coding sequence ATGGGGTCGAACACGGCGGGGACGTCGGACATAGCGGGGGCGAAGGACACAGCGGCGGCAGAGGCGACGGCGAAGTCGTCAACAGGGCCGCGGCGGTGGGTGGTTGCCTGGGGTGTGCTCGCGCTGTGGGTGATCGTGCTCGCCGTCGCCGGGGCGTTCGCGGGGCGGCTCGGGGACGTACAGCGCGACCAGACGGCCGACTACCTGCCGGCCGGTGCGGATTCCACTCAGGTCGCCGCGCTCCAGGAGAAGCTGCCCGGCGGCGAGATCACCGCTCTGGTGCTCGTCTACCACCGCGACGGCGGTCTGACCGCCGCCGACCGGGCCACCGCGGCCCGCCAGCTCTCCGCGATCACCGTCGCGCCGGGCGTCCAGGCCGCGAAGTCGCCCGCCGAGCTGGGCGACGCCAAGGACCCCAAGGAGTTCGCGGCCGTCCAGCACGGGCCCGCCGTGACGTCCAAGGACGGCGCCACCCTCGCGTACACGCTCACCACGGCCGCACCCGCCAAGAACGACGACGCCCGCAAGGCCTTCGTCGACGACGTGCGCCAACGGGCCACCGACACCGACGGGATGAGCGTGCGGGTCGGCGGCGACGGCGCCCTCGACGTCGACGCGCGCGGGGTCTTCGGCTCCCTCGACACCACGCTGATGCTGGCCACCGGCCTGGTGGTCGCCCTGCTCCTCATCCTCACCTACCGCAGCCCCGTGCTGTGGCTCGTCCCGCTGCTCGCGGTCGGCGCGGGCGCGGTGTGCGCGCGGGCCGCCGTGTACGGCCTCGCCACCGTCTTCGACACCACCGTGACCAGCCAGAGCGCCGGAATCATGACCGTCCTCGTGTTCGGCGCCGGCACCGACTACGCGCTGCTCCTGGTCGCCCGCTACCGCGACGAACTGCGCCGCACCCCGCTTCCGTACGACGCGATGCGCGCCGCCCTGCGCGGCTGCGGGCCGGCGCTGTTCGCCTCGTCCGGCACGGTCGTGGCCGGCCTGCTCTGTCTGCTCGCCGCCGACCTCAACAACATCAGGGGACTCGGCCCGGTCGGCGCGGTCGGCGTGGTCTGCGCGCTCGCCGCGATGCTGACGCTGCTGCCCGCGCTCCTCGTGCTGCTCGGCCGGCGCGTGTTCTGGCCGCTGATCCCGGAGTACGGCAGCGAACCCGCGGCGCGCCGCCGCAACCTGTTCGCCGCGATGGGCAGCTCCACCGCCAAACGCCCAACCACCGTACTGCTCACGGGAGTTGTCCTGCTCGGCGCCCTCGCGCTCGGCGCGTTCAACCTGCCCGGCGCGCTCAAACAAGAGGACAGCTTCACCAGTAAACCCGAGTCGACCCTCGCCATGGGCACCCTCTCCACCGCCTTCCCCGACCGCGGCAGCCGGCCCCTCCAGGTCATGACGCCGACCGGCCGAGCCGACCGTACGCTCGCGGACGCCCGCTTGGTCGACGGCGTCGCCGGTGCCGAACGCGGACGCAGCGGCGGCGGCTGGACCGAGATCGCCGTCACCGCCACGGCCGCCCCCGAATCGGCCGCCGAGAGCGCCACCATCGGACGGCTGCGACAGCGGCTGACCGGCGCACACGTCGGCGGCGCCAGCGCCCAGGCCCTCGACCTGGCCGACACCAACGCACACGACCGGCTGACCGTCATCCCCCTCGTCCTGATCTCCGTCCTGCTCGTCCTCGCCCTGCTGCTGCGCAGCCTGATCGCCCCCCTGCTGCTCGTCGCCGCCGTCGCTGCCGTCTGGGGAGCCGCCCTCGGCATCGGCGGCCTCGTCTTCGGACCGGTCCTCGGCTTCCACGGCCTCGACCCGGGCCTGCCCCTGCTGACCTTCGTCTTCCTGGTCGCCCTCGGCGTGGACTACGGCATCTTCCTGATGCACCGCACCCGCGAGGAGGCCCTGCGCGGAGCCGGCCCGCAGGAGGCCGCACTGACCGCGCTGCGCACCACCGGCGGGGTCATCGCCTCGGCCGGCACGGTGCTCGCGGCGACGTTCGCGGTGCTCGCCTCGCTGCCGCTGGTGATGTTCGTCGAACTCGGCACCGTCATCGCCGTCGGCGTCCTCCTGGACACCTTCCTCGTCCGCACCTACCTGGTGACCGGCGCCAACCTGCTGCTCGGCCGCGCCGTGTGGTGGCCCGGACGCCTCTCCCGCGCCCCGCGAACGGCCGAGGCACCCCCCGCCCTGGTCAGCGCCGCACCGTGA